One window of Penaeus chinensis breed Huanghai No. 1 chromosome 1, ASM1920278v2, whole genome shotgun sequence genomic DNA carries:
- the LOC125028337 gene encoding prenylcysteine oxidase-like — protein sequence MFWARRLMTLCILRQVSSWSHEPAPNDAPQPARIAVIGGGIGGTATAYFLQQHFGDDLVLDLYEHQAVGGRLAVLDIAGHTYEVGGSVIHPDNRYMVEFAEKFGLPKKEHCSDSLFGLFNGEKYVFRESSWSLMNIAKLMWRYGTDLIRLRSELKEILRKFSRIYHLQAEGQAFSNVRALLHALDPSFVEMTHVSVRNWLKKLGCQDLIIDELVTAVTNCNYGQTADVHAFVGAIAVAGADPNLWAVTGGNKRVPEELLKHSRATLLRRKVEEIGLNEGGGFIVTSMEAETSEDGERHSLNNNVDNTEKDLRPQIYDLVVVAAPLTKDKSSIKFVNFTKEFTFPGYYQKIFCTMVQGKLRPESVKLAEGDTIDEILVTNTSLIFNSIGKQSPTEANCSEQYPDVWKIFSGSSLGEERLNTFFEERESLHQVEWLAYPHYKSDQQLGDFELHPGLYHLNAMEWAGSAMEMSSIGAKNVALLALKHWLEDPAAGKMEVQKDEL from the exons ATGTTTTGGGCACGGAGACTCATGACATTATGCATTTTGCGGCAAGTGTCGTCATGGAGTCATGAGCCGGCCCCTAATGACGCACCTCAACCTGCAAGAATAG CTGTGATTGGAGGAGGCATTGGAGGAACGGCAACTGCCTATTTCCTGCAACAGCATTTCGGAGATGACCTCGTCCTAGATTTGTACGAACATCAGGCAGTCGGCGGGCGTCTGGCTGTCCTTGACATAGCTGGACACACCTATGAGGTCGGGGGCAGTGTCATTCATCCGGACAACAGATACATGGTGGAGTTTGCTGAGAAATTTG GCCTTCCTAAAAAAGAACATTGCTCTGACAGTCTGTTTGGACTCTTCAACGGTGAGAAATATGTTTTCCGAGAAAGCTCCTGGTCCCTCATGAATATTGCAAAATTGATGTGGAGGTACGGGACTGACTTGATCAGACTTCGAAGTGAGCTTAAGGAGATACTGAGGAAGTTTAGTAG GATCTACCATCTCCAGGCTGAAGGCCAAGCATTTTCCAATGTAAGAGCTTTACTTCATGCTCTAGACCCAAGTTTCGTTGAGATGACACATGTTTCAGTGCGTAATTGGCTCAAAAAGTTAGGCTGCCAAGACCTCATTATAGATGAGTTAGTGACAGCAGTAACAAATTGCAACTATGGACAGACTGCAGACGTACATGCCTTTGTTG gAGCAATAGCTGTAGCTGGAGCAGATCCTAATCTTTGGGCTGTAACTGGAGGTAACAAGCGTGTGCCAGAGGAACTTCTGAAGCACTCTCGTGCCACACTACTCAGGCGTAAAGTTGAGGAAATTGGGCTGAATGAAGGAGGTGGTTTCATA GTAACTTCAATGGAAGCAGAAACATCAGAAGATGGTGAAAGACACTCATTGAACAACAATGTAGATAACACAGAAAAGGATCTTCGCCCTCAAATCTATGACCTTGTTGTGGTTGCTGCACCTTTGACAAAGGACAAAAGCAGTATTAAGTTTGTTAATTTTACAAAGGAATTCACATTTCCAGGCTATTATCAAAAGATATTTTGTACAATGGTTCAGGGTAAATTGCGTCCAGAAAGTGTAAAACTAGCAGAAGGAGATACTATTGATGAAATTTTGGTAACAAATACATCGCTTATTTTCAACTCAATAGGCAAGCAGTCTCCAACTGAAGCAAACTGCTCAGAGCAGTATCCAGATGTCTGGAAAATCTTTTCAGGGAGTTCTCTTGGTGAAGAACGTCTCAACACCTTTTTTGAGGAGAGGGAATCACTCCATCAGGTTGAGTGGCTGGCATACCCTCATTACAAATCGGACCAACAGCTCGGTGACTTTGAGTTGCATCCTGGCCTCTACCATTTAAATGCTATGGAGTGGGCAGGAAGTGCTATGGAAATGAGCAGCATTGGTGCGAAAAATGTGGCATTGCTAGCGCTCAAACACTGGCTGGAAGATCCAGCAGCGGGAAAAATGGAGGTACAGAAGGATGAACTGTAA
- the LOC125028523 gene encoding pre-mRNA-splicing factor CWC22-like, producing the protein MEDGGKRRTLPPVALPLPDYGRPNVPLPDYGRPNMPLQDYGRPNIPLPDYGKPNIPPGDYNGRHRGDLDYRQDDPYQRRSLDDGYARTGYASGYDYEENDTASRGDLRGPSEGYRRSVSDTGYDRPASYEAYDRYASYEAYDRYASYEAYDRPASYEAYDRPASYKAYDRSVSYEAYDRPATYEAYDRPASYEAHNRPASYEAYDRTASYEAYDRPASYEAYEQHGRDGRPLYPGPSHYPQRPRSPETPRPHPPHERPRSALSHESPGSSYFPESSRLSYFLGSPR; encoded by the exons ATGGAAGACGGCGGAAAGC GCAGGACCCTTCCTCCCGTGGCCCTACCCCTGCCGGATTACGGGCGTCCGAACGTCCCCCTGCCGGATTACGGAAGGCCTAACATGCCCCTTCAAGATTACGGACGTCCCAACATACCATTGCCGGATTATGGGAAGCCTAACATACCGCCTGGGGATTATAATGGACGGCATCGGGGTGATCTGGATTACAGGCAGGATGATCCATATCAAAGAAGAAGTCTGGATGATGGGTATGCTAGGACGGGGTATGCTTCGGGGTATGACTATGAGGAAAATGATACGGCTTCGAGAGGCGATTTGAGAGGACCTAGCGAGGGATATAGAAGGTCTGTGTCGGACACGGGATATGACAGGCCTGCGTCCTACGAGGCATATGACAGGTATGCGTCCTACGAGGCATATGACAGGTATGCGTCCTACGAGGCATATGACAGACCTGCGTCCTACGAGGCATATGACAGACCTGCGTCCTACAAGGCATATGACAGGTCTGTGTCCTACGAGGCATATGACAGACCTGCGACCTACGAGGCATATGACAGGCCTGCGTCCTACGAGGCACATAACAGGCCTGCGTCCTACGAGGCATATGACAGGACTGCGTCCTACGAGGCGTATGACAGGCCTGCGTCCTACGAGGCATATGAACAGCATGGCCGAGATGGCAGGCCATTATACCCAGGGCCATCACACTACCCGCAACGTCCCAGGTCACCTGAAACCCCTAGACCACATCCTCCTCACGAAAGACCTAGGTCAGCACTCTCTCATGAAAGTCCTGGGTCATCCTATTTTCCTGAAAGTTCTAGGTTATCCTATTTTCTTGGAAGTCCTAGGTAA